The Mauremys mutica isolate MM-2020 ecotype Southern chromosome 20, ASM2049712v1, whole genome shotgun sequence genome contains the following window.
AAGCCCTCCTGCTTTTAATACTCATCGGAGTAGCCGAGCCAGGGGCAGGTAGATGCCCTGCCTGCGAGATGGCAGCCCTGGACCCAGAGGTGCAGAAGACGTTCCTCACTGAGCTAGCAAAGCAAAGTATTCTTTCCAAGCTGCATTTGAAGGAGCGACCCAATGTGACCCAGCCAGTCTTCAGTGCTGGCCTCCTGACAGCTCTGGGGAGGCTACGTGTCGGGCGCACGAACCCGAACGTCACGTTGGAGATGCCAAACCAGAGCCCCAAGACTGATGAGCAAGAGTATGAGATTCTCAGCTTTGCTGAGCCAGGTCTGTAAGGTCTCACGGGGTGTCTCAAGGGGTGCTGCAGGGGCATATCGTGGGAAATCATCCCCCAAGAGGGGCCTCTGCATGGGGGTATtttaccccattgcaaccccAAAAGGATGCAGGAACATAAATCACTCCCCCGAGCACTTACATCCAACCTTACACCGCAAGGAAATAAACACATAAGAGTAGTCCACTGTCAAACTGGAGGAGAGTGTTTAgcggggttctgcaggggtcagtcctgggtctggcactattcaatattttcatcagtgacTTGGGTAATGGAGTGGAGGGAATGCTGCTACAGCTTGCGGATGACATCAAGGCGGGAGGAGTAGCAAGCTTTGGCCTTCAGGTTTAGAATTCAAGTCCTTGACGAATCAGAgcattgatctgaaatcaacaagatgcaaGCCGATAAAGACAGAGGGCAAAGTACgtcactgaggaaggaaaaatccaACGCACAACTACATGTTGGTCACGGGGAGGGGAACTGGCGAGGTGGTCGTACTGCTGAaaagggtcggggggggggagagtggatcacaaattgccGATGAGTCAACAATGGGACGCAGTCGCGAAAAAGGCTCATGTCATTTGGAGCtgtattaacaggtgtgttggGCGTAAGACACGCGGCGGGGGCTCAGCTGGTGTGTTGcgaccagttctgggcaccgcactttAGGAGAGATGGAGACAAAccggagagtccagaggagagcagcaaaacatgatcaaaggtttagaaatcccgacctgtgaggaaaggttaaaataatTGGGCAGTTTAGAAGACTGATGGGGGGACCTGATAACCATCTTCCAgtgtgttaagggctgttacaaagaggctGGAGATAAATTGTTCTCTATATCCACTGAAGGTGGAACAAGAAGCACTGGGCTTCATCAGcaccaagggagatttaggtttgatatGAGGAAAATCTTTCCAactatgaacataagaacataagagtaaTTAAGCTCTGGGAtaggctcagggaggtggtgggatccccctcgctggaggtttttaagatcaggtggacaaacagctgtcaggacttgtctaggtttacttggtcctgcctcaacacagggggctgggctggataaactctcgaggttccttccagcccacTGCTACGATTCCATAAGGCCACATTCTCTGTGGGTATAGCGGGGTGAAACACCATTTAAGTCAGCAGGGCAGGTCCCGTTCACAGCAGCAGATTTCGGCCGTGGAGCAGAATTAGCCCCCGGAGAAGGCAGCGGTAGATGTCTGGCTGGCTGGCCTCCAGTGAAGGCAGTGGTAGATGTCTGGCTGGCCCCTGGTGAAGACAGcggtcaatggctggctggccccCGGTGAAGGGAGTGgtagatggctggctggctggcccccGGTGAGGGGAGCGgtagatggctggctggctggctggcccctggtgaaggcagcggtcgatggctggctggctggcccccGGTGAAGGCAGCGGtcgatggctggctggctggctggcccccGGTGAAGGCAGCGGtcgatggctggctggctggcccccGGTGAAGGCAGCGGtcgatggctggctggctggcccctGGTGAAGGCAGCGGTCGATGGCTGGCTGACTAGCCCCTGGTGAAGGCAGCGGAAGATGGCTGGCTGACTAGCCCCTGGTGAATGCAGCGGAAGAtggatggctggctggctggctggcccctggtgaaggcagcagtagatggctggctggctggcccctggtgaaggcagcggtcgatggctggctggctggctggcccccGGTGAAGGCAGCGGTCGATGGCTGGCTGGCCCCTGGTGAAGGGAGCGGTAGATGGCTGGCTGACTAGCCCCTGGTGAAGGCAGCGGAAGATGGCTGGCTGGCCCCCGGTGAAGGCAacggtggatggatggatggatggatggcccctggtgaaggcagcggtagatggctggctggcccctggtgaaggcagcggtcgatggctggctggctggcccccGGTGAAGGCAGCGGtcgatggctggctggctggcccctGGTGAAGGCAGCGGAAGATGGCTGGCTGACTAGCCCCTGGTGAAGGCAGCGGTAGATGGCTGGCTGGCCCCCGGTGAAGGCAACGGTAGAtggatggctggctggctggctcctgGTGAAGGCAGCAgtagatggctggctggctggcccctGGTGAAGGGAGCGGTCGATGGCTGGCTGGCCCCCGGTGAAGGCAGcggtagatggatggatggccCCCGGTGAAGGCAGCAgtagatggctggctggctggctggcccctggtgaaggcagcagtagatggctggctggctggctggcccctGGTGAAGACAGCGGAAGATGGATGGATGGCTGGCTGGCCCCTGGTGAAGGCAGcggtcaatggctggctggcccctggtgaaggcagcagtagatggctggctggctggcccctGGTGAAGGGAGCGGTCGATGGCTGGCTGGCCCCCGGTTAAGGCAGCGGTAGAtggatggctggctggctggcccccGGTGAAGGCAGCGGTAGATGGtatgacggtgctgcccgtgggagccagctgaggtcactcaatcagggtgaactgcaaaccaaacggggcagacaaacccccaaatgctggtggttatttcaatacttagatttaccaaaccagcacaaagcagcttctatagtacctgtgatagacccaggccagttgggtacagcagaatagcagaaggcagatatactggccactggattaacagttttctgttctctgactgaccagagcaggagctgctccaggctaatgagaacacctgactctaattaagctgtaaagagtcaggtgaggccattcagttaatgtgaccacctgactctaattaaggccctgctgatactataaaaagggctcactccagtcaggcaggggagtcagggagccaggggagaggaagtgcggctgaagggctggttactgaagacaccctcaaaccatcgttaaaggagccctaaggtaagggtgaagaagggagaagcaggagagctgtggggaagtggcccagggaaatgtagcaactctggcagtgaaaggttggctgccaacagctgctgccattagggcccctgggccggaacccggagtagagggcgggcccgggttccccccaacccaccactacaggaacagctcctgggaggggaagtcaggtccctgtcaggacaggaggctgaacagagacggtgggagttctctcaccaacctccttgcagcctatgatgaaaagggctcagtagactgtgaccctggccctagagagagaagggctacgtggagggtcacagtgagccactgaggctaagcataaaccgcctagaagcgcaggacccacaggagcaaggtcagagctctgccacatacctcactggtcacttagaagtccaaaccccgcagttcccttaaagtgcccagcctcaggcctccctccagacacacctgtcagatatgatgatgatttctgagaatcttacttcatcatataaaagaaaaggttctttcaatcccaaaggatcagccacatacccgggtccaattataacttagatcttccccaaaatacacactatagccaattcttattaactaagctaaaatttattaaaaaagaaaagagagagagtgttggttaaaagatcaatagacagacagacttgaattcaattcttgaggttcagatacatagcagagatgagcttgtagttgccaaaagtccttttagaaatagtccataggttatagtccaatgtccatattcagagtggctccagtcaatgactggggatctcaatccttatggcttaaggtttcccgctcttgaaacccaaagcagatctgagatgaagcaggatcatgtcccaggcttcttatacatttccagcagccttttggcctgagaaaacaataggcttaactccttcccccaaacatcctggcaattagcacagagtaatttatccattaaacagttcagatacaggttagcacaaccttcaaagagacacatagacaataatactatttcactcaagtatcattataaatgttaatattccttttttgatctttgaattaaaactatagcaatagacaagacttgtttgctgacatcacaagacctgagcaaacatctccccttctacctctaacaatgcagacttgcatttcaaagctttagtcatttacatatctgcctaaccagtccttaaggttcacccatgggtcaggtcagtctatgagttaattaactctttctggccctttcACCTTTCAaggagatattatatcacactcataacgtcacagatGGCTGGCTGGCCGGCCCCCGGTGAAGGCAGCAGTCGATGGCTGGCTGTCTGACTAGCCCCCGGTGAAGGCAGCGGTAGATGGCTGGCTAACCCCCGGTGAAGGCAGCGGTAGATGGCTGGCTAACCCCCGGTGAAGGCAGCGGtcgatggctggctggctggcccccGGTGAAGGCAGCGGTAGATGGCAGCGGTGAATGAGGCCTTTTGCTTAGTTGAATTTTTGTTCCACTGTGCTTTATGgtacagtacacctctaccccgatataatgccaccctatataacactaattcggatataacacggtaaagcagtgctccagggggacaGGGCTGCGTGCTCCatcggatcaaagcaagttcgatataacgaggtttcacctataacacggtaagattttttggctcccgaggacagcgttatatcggggtagaggtgtacttgaaaaACCCTCTGACTCGTTAGCTCAAAGCTAGACGGGAGAGGAGCTAATGTAACTCTGTGGAGAGAGTACAGGGGGCGCTAGATGGTTGGGGATGCTGCTGTcgaacagctgccatgttccgCCCCAGATGCAGCTCCGTGTTCAGAGGGCATTGCTGAGTGCATACAGATTGTAAAGTGCTATGGGATCCTTCACTCCCCCAGTGTAAAACAGGATTAATTTCTCCTTCCATGGAAAttcagccgcctctggggtggaacacagcccCAACCCTCCCTCAGCAGCACTAACCCACCCGGTTCTTAGGTGGAGGAGGTGAAGATCAACATATCCAGCTGAAATACCAGGTGCTTGGGATAAAAAGCGACTTCTCAATGCAGAATTTAGCCAGCGCCCCAGGGCTGACACCCCAGCCTCACATTCTATCCtgtcattttatataaaaagCACCATCAGCTCTTTAGCACCGATGGCGATGAAGATGGTGTTTCCGGTGAAAGCCAGCACCGCGCCCCCTAGCACTCTGCCAAGGGCTCGCTTGGGCCAGACTGAGAAGACCACCAAAGCACTGGGCTTTCTTTGTCAGGCTCCCACCCACAGACTCACTAGCACCCGCCTGCTTAGCTCACCAGCGGGCAGCCAGGGCGGCCCGGGCCGGCAGGCGCAGGAGTCTCCTGGTAATGGTTTTGGCTGGGCATGGAGCTGTCTGAAGTGCAGCCAGCAAGACGGTTGCCGGGCCCGGCCCTTGTGTGTATTTTTCCATGGATGTCACTGTGCCTGTGGAAGGAGCTGCTGGCCAGGGAGCCTCCGTGGTACTGGGTCTGTACACCCACGGAGGCAGGTCTGGACGCCCCGTGCCATGTCCCAGGCAGGCCCATTGGCCAAAGGAATGACACACTGTGTTCTTCAAACATCCCAGAACAGTGCTCCCCCGGAATACATCGTAGCCCGATGCAGGCCCGGACAGAGAATCTCCTAGCGCAGAGATGTGGCTGCAAATGAACATGCATCATGGCCCAGCCCATCAATCCatcctctagatcaggggtgggcaaactgtttggcctgagggccacagcGGGGTTCCagaactgtatggagggccaggtagggaaagctttgcctccccaaacagcctggcccctgccccctatccaccccttcccacttcccaccccctgactgctcccctcagaacccccgccccatccaaccgccccctgactgccccccaggatccctgccccttatccaacctccccgcccccttaccatgccgctcagaacAGCAGGACTGGCAGAGGCCAGCAGcagaggctgcggggaaggggaacagcaggggaggggccggggacgaGCCTCCCCGGCAGGGAGCTTAAGGgtcaggcaggatggtcccacaggccgcatgtggcccgcgggccatagtttgctcacctctgctctCGATCCAGACGCAAAGAAAGGGATTTTTCTTTTCGGATTTAGATCTGTAATGCCGGGAGAACGGTGATCTTACATTTATAGGCGGCGTCTCCTAAGGGATCTGGGAACAGCAGCTATAGGCAAGGATCTCACCATcccctgctgaaatgcagctgcctctggggtgagaTAAAACAGCACAGTAACACTGCACAGTGATTCAGGCAGCAGGAAGTggaaaatgggccagatcctcagctggtgcggGTCAGTGTCGcttcattcaagtcaatgaggATTGtcaccagttgaagatctggccccataTCTTTCTCCAGCTTTACCAGCAAAGGGAATGTAGGAAAGGACACCAGAATTACCAGCCTAGCCGATATTCCGCTGCTCGCCATTGGAGTAAGTCTGGAGGCGAAGGAAAACGTAGGGCCACCCCAGGCGTGGCATATCCCGGTCGGTGGAGTCCCACGCCGTGGCCCCAGAGCTGGGCTTAGCATTTCATGCAGTGGTCTCCTGTTCCCTCCAGTCTagttccccccatccccaataGAAAGGGcactcctgccccccctccaATGCCAGCCTAGCCCAGCTGCAGTGGAGCCCTCACTGCTTCCTTTCCTAATACCCCCCTTGCTGCTTTGTCTGCAGGGCCCACCGCTCCCAACAGGACGCGTCTGCACTTCCGCTTCACCCAGGACGCCGGCAGAAGCGTGCACGTCCTCCGTGCCGACATGTACGTGTTCCTGGCAGCCCCCAGCGGCCCCGCGCGCAGGGTCACGGCGAAGCTGCTGTTGTCCGAGCCGGGCGATGCAAACCCGACGCTGGTGGGCAGCAGACagctggaggtgaagcggggaGGCTGGGCCGCGGTGGAGGTGAGGACAGCTGTCCAGAGCTTCTTCAGCAAAGCCGGCCAGAGACTAACGGCGGAGCTGGAGCTTGAAGGAAGCCCGGAGCCTGCCCTGCTTCTCAGCAGCAGCGACTCTCACCGGCCGTTCATGGTGGCCAAGGCCCGGGCCAGACCCCGACACCGGCTTCGCCGCCGGGCCGTCGAGTGCAGTAGCAACTCCAGGatgtgctgcaggaagcagttctTCGTCGACTTCAAGGAGATCGGCTGGGAGGACTGGATCATCCAGCCCGAGGGCTACCGCATGAACTACTGCacggggccctgccccacccacgtGGCCGGCATGCCCGGCCTGGCCGCCTCCTTCCACACAGCCATCCTGAATCTCATCAAGGCCAACGACGCGCACGCCGCCTTCAGCTCCTGCTGCGTCCCCACGCGCCGCCGGCCCCTCTCTCTGCTCTACTACGACCAGGACAGCAACGTCGTCAAGACCGACATCCCCAACATGATCGTGGAGGCCTGCGGCTGCACCTAACCCGCTGCCTGGCGCGCACGCAGCTGCCTTGGCACTGAGCAATTCCTCCCTCCAACCGGGACTGGGCAGAGATTCCCCCGCCGAGGCCCCGTTCCCACTGGTCCTGCTGTTGGAATTCACGTCCTTCGTGTACGTGACTGATCGTGCCGCTGAACCGTGCCGTGTCAAGCACCTTCTCTCCGGAGGACGGGTACTGGAATCTCACCCCCCAGCCAACGGCCTCCCTCTGCCCTTTCCCGAGCCGTCCTGCAGACGCCAACCAAGGGCCCTTTGCAGCAGTGGGTTCTGCCATGTGAAGACCCACCCTGCAGGGAAATTGGCCCGAGCCCCCCAGACCTCAGAGACCGCCGGGGGAGATGCTGGGCAGGGTCAGAGAGGAGGTCAGTgctgctagacaaattcaggcggGAGGAAAGAAGGCGTAAATTCCTGATGGGGAGAGTAACTAGCCATGGGCACAGTTTACCAAGGGCCGGGCGGCTTCGCCATCACGGGCCATTTTGAAATTGGGACTGGATGATTTTCCAAAAGCTCTGCTCTCGGAACAACGGTGGGGATGCTACCCAGGGGCTCAGACGAGACAGTCACAAGGGGCCTTGGGATCTCTGGGTCTGcggctgagcggggcggggcacaGGGGGCCACTTCATGTCGcttgggactagggtgaccagacagcaagtgtgaaaaatctggatgggggtggggggtaataggtccctatagaagaaaaagccttgaatatcgggactgtccctataaaatcggggcatctggtcaccctacttggcaCCGAATGGGAGCTGCAGCCTGGGAGGCCAGCTGGCACGCGTCGAGTCCTGTGGAACCAGGAGAGCGGTTTGGGGTGAGGCGAGCTGGTCCCGACGGGAGGGATGCAGCCCCGGCTTCTCTGTCCGTAAGGCGCCCACAGCCCTTTAAAGTGCCTgttcctccctccctgagcagcctcTGTCCTGTGCACTCAATAAAATGCTGCATCTGTGTGCGCGTCACCTCAGTCAGCTCGCAAGTCCCTCCCCATCGCCACACGCGGATcccagtcctgccccagccccagccggtgcctggagccaccacgCAGCTGCCACGGCTAGTGCTGCGCAGCGCCCAGCGGGCACCGGGAGCTGAACCAACCAGGGCTGCCCCCACCCGCCAGCCATTCCCCatcaggggccaggcaggctcGGCCTCGCACGCCAGGGCCCGCcctgattccaggggctactcgAGAGGCTGCTGCCAGCTCCCCAAGCCTCAGGGGGCCCgggacttgcttgcccctgccgcAGGCTCTTGCTGCCGGCTCCTGGGGGTCGCCTCCCGAGGGGCAGCGCTCGGGAGCGTGGGGCTGCGGATCCTGGCTCTCTGCAGCCGGCCCGCTGGGGGCGGAGAGGGGGCGTAGCAGGGATGGTGGGAGCTGTTACCAATCGCTGCTTGCTCAACTCGCATCCACGCACCCAAACAGCACGCGGAGGGGTGCCAAGCCAGCTGGGGGGCAAAAGTCCTCCCCCAGCTGGGCAaacatgatcttttctgtttcttTGGCGAGATGGGATCTGATCCAACAGCCAAGGCCCCTGAGGACATCATGCAGCTGGCTCAGGGACGCTTGGCTCTGGGTCTGACACGTGCACACGGTCCCCAAGTGGGGACATCCGGACTGGTCCCCTGCAGAGCGTCCGGCTTGGGGGCCTCTCAGCACGGCTTggctctgggctcctggctgCGCCCCAGCGCCGCTCCTGGGCTAGGGGCTGGAGAATGAGCTGCCCCAGGCCTGTCCTGCtcggagggcagggggcaggacaacCGGCAGGTCGGGTGTCTAAACCGGGCCGGGCCTCCTGCTGGGAAACCTGGGGTGACCCTGCCTCGACTCCCAAAGCCAAGGCTGAGCTCCGTGCGGAGAACCTCGCTGCCACCTGGATCGTGGGCCCCAGCAGATGCAGCCAGGGAAGCGGGGTCTGAGGGCAGCACCGCGGGGCCGACTCTGGAGTACGGGGCTGGGTTCCGCTCTCCCCTGCAGTTTCCAATGCGACAGGGCTAGGATAGAAGCCACCTTCCACTCCACCTAGTCCAGATCCTGCTCTtacagcagcctcagggctgctctaatttctGCTCTGCCCCCGCCCACTCTGGAACCAAGAATACCCATAATTCAGTGCATTGCAGCCATGGCCCTGATCCACCCCATACACCAGGAGCAAGGTTGGTGCAGGGATCTTATGCCAGCTCCACACTGATTCTTAGGGGTCATTTCCCCTCTGTTAAGGCCCCTTTACGGagctggagcaggacaaaggtTCCTGGATACAACAGAGAATCCAAACTCCTCGCTGTattggagtc
Protein-coding sequences here:
- the INHBC gene encoding inhibin beta C chain, with translation MATGQALLLLILIGVAEPGAGRCPACEMAALDPEVQKTFLTELAKQSILSKLHLKERPNVTQPVFSAGLLTALGRLRVGRTNPNVTLEMPNQSPKTDEQEYEILSFAEPGPTAPNRTRLHFRFTQDAGRSVHVLRADMYVFLAAPSGPARRVTAKLLLSEPGDANPTLVGSRQLEVKRGGWAAVEVRTAVQSFFSKAGQRLTAELELEGSPEPALLLSSSDSHRPFMVAKARARPRHRLRRRAVECSSNSRMCCRKQFFVDFKEIGWEDWIIQPEGYRMNYCTGPCPTHVAGMPGLAASFHTAILNLIKANDAHAAFSSCCVPTRRRPLSLLYYDQDSNVVKTDIPNMIVEACGCT